GTCAGCTGCATTAGCTGCATTGTTTAGACCTACTATGAAAAGATCAGATAGTTTGCCATTAAATAACAATACTAGTATTCCAGTTACAGGACGCAGAGTTTCCACACCTCCATTAGTACGCGAATTACCAACGTCGCGGAAAACCTCTTCaagcaaaaataaaaatgatgattttaaaGACATTATAGATTTATTAGAGAACGATTTGAGTGCATTATTAGACAATTCAGAGGTAGCAACCACATTACATGATTTATCATTGTCTACACCTGATAATTTGGACGATACAAACTCTAATCATGATATACTAAAGCATAAATTGTTGCATGCATTGGCTATGCCATTTATAGAGAATTCAGTTCAACCAACTTCACTCTTGGAATTTGATGGAACAAGCGATCCATCTTTAAACTCCTCGCATGTGCGTCCTTCAACCACAGCATTAAACCTACTAAATAACAATTATGATGAGCCACCTGCAAAAAACAGatttaacaacaacaacaataataattttaaaaacaGTGCTGCTAGTCGACCATTCCATTCTTTGTTGACTACTAAGCATGCACTTCCTCAGTCTGTGTTTACAGTGGATAAAGATTTACCATTTTCAGTCAAAGCAGCAAATGATTTAGCATGTTTAATGTTTGGTGTCCTGAAAAACACTATCAAAGCCTTAACTTTAATGGATTTAATTGCTCCACAGTTTCgagattttgttttgaaaagaatCACGGGTGTACAAATCATggaaaacaagaaaaatagaGATAGAATTTTGTTTGCTGGTGAAATTGTTGCCATTGTTAGACCCGGTGACCAAAACTATTCATGGACCTCACTATGGGCTAAACGTAAAggaaatttgattatatgTATGTTTGACCAAATCCCTTGTGATGCATTTGACGTTGTGATACTGAGTGAAAAAGATGTTATCGATTACAAAATCGATTCTATCAATGAAATCGCTGGAAGTTTAATTGAAGATTATGGAATTCAAAATCTCAGCAGTTTGAATAGCTTGAGTTATTCTTTAAATAAGGAATTACTTGAGTTCCATCACAACAACGAAGCGGAACAAGATGCAATTGATGAAACTGACCAAACAAATCATACCAATAACACCAATCGCGACAGTTTTGATATTGACGAGTATtatgatgaagatattgaattgattaatcaAACCAGATACTATACATTGCAATTGgaagatgaaaataatgTTCCATGTGCAATAACTTCAACTCCATTAGAACTGGACCAAGAAAAACACGAGATTAAGTTGAAAATTCACACCATGCCGTACATTGCTGgtatttttgttattgataGTAATGAATACAAGATACTATCATGTAACAATGCCATTGCTAGAAACTTATTTGGCAAATCATTTGACGAATTAGAAAACCATAGTATAGATGAATTGATACCAAATTTCACCAAAATATTACATGCTGGTATTGAAGCCACTTCAAATTATGCATATCAATTGTCTCCAGGGTTGGTTTTACCAGAACATTTTTTCAGAAAATACGATGCATTTATTAAAAAGCAACAAAATCCTGAGAATGACCAAGAATCTAAGGAAAcgatattttttaattcaaaaGGTATTGAGGCTGTTCATCGTGATGGGAAAGTGGTTTACATTGATGTGCAAGTTAGAGTTTCAACGAACAATACGTTAGTGGTCTGGGTTACATATTCCAGAACTAACAAGAACCGAACCAATATTTCTGAGGAATTGGACAAATTGAGCTCTGCATCAACGTCTTCTTCGATTTCTTTGGCTTCTAGTAATAAATCGGCAGTTTCCttatcttcaatttcaaaacctCGAACTTATTCAAGTGGCCTACAACTTAGTGATTTaaaacagcaacaacaaccacagcATCTGCcgctgctgctgctgcaaTTTCTTACCAAACCTTCACAGCAACAATCGGCAAATCTGTTACAAAATATTGGTGGCCATGAACGGAAACTAACTACAACATCTACTGTTCCATCgcaaatgaaattgtttaataatgaaaaagaaaatgatttattagaattCTCACCTCGTGAGATTACACGAGCCCTGAGTACAAGAaaaccaaagaaagaaactTCATTGGGAATTCCCTTGACTAGATTGGACAGTTATATATATGACAAGAATGGCAGAGAGCAACAAAATCTACAAaggaaagaagaaaagaaaccaGCAAAAGATCTTCAAAATCCATCATCGGAGCCAACATTATCATCTCCATTGGCTTTGTCTAGTCAAGCCGATGATAGTGTGAAAACAGATTTCAACATAGTTTTAAAGTATACCCAGGAAGAAATATTAGAGTTAGAGAATGAGTCATTAGAACAAATTAAATGTCAATCGTCTCATTGGCCCAAAGATGTGGGGACTCAAAGACgaaccaaaaaattttctgaGTTTAAAGTTCTTAAAGATATGGGGGAAGGTGCTTATGGGAAAGTGGTATTAGCTCAACATAAACAAGATCCACtttacaaaattattattaaatgtaTCAACAAGGAAAGGATTTTAGTTGATACTTGGGTACGTGATCGGAAATTAGGGACAATACCTAgtgaaattcaaattatggCTTATTTGAACAGTGAACCTCATCCAAATATTATGcgaattattgatttttttgaagattccaaatattattatttagaAACACCTATTTTTGGTGATCCTCCAGctattgatttgtttgactttattgaaatcaaaaaagatttgAGTGAAGTTGAAtccaaatttatttttaaacaaattgtttcatcaatttatcatttacACAAAAATGGAATTGTTCATCGAGATATTAAAGATGAGAACAtcattgttgatgaaaagggtgtaatcaaattaattgattttgggTCAGCAGGATATGTTAAACAAGGTCCATTTGATGTATTTGTTGgaacaattgattatgCTTCACCTGAGGTTTTAGGTGGAGAAAAATACGAGGGAAAACCTCAAGATATTTGGGCATTGGGAATTTTGTTATACACAATGTTATATAAAGAAAACCCATTTTataatgttgatgaaattatgGAAGGGGATCTAAGAATTCCCTATGTTATTAGCGAAACAAGTTTAACTTTGATTAAGAAAATCTTGGTTCGTGATGTGGATGAAAGACCCACAATTACTGATATTATGGAGGATGAATGGTTACAGATCTAATTGAGAAATCATTTTCCTTACGAATGTTAACgtgaaaaaatattgatatgTACATTTTTGCCTTTTCCATTTTGATGGAGTTATTTATATAAgaagttttattttttgttactATTGTTGAAGTTAGTTACGTATTACTAGATTAGTGTATAGATATTTATGAGAgttgtaataataaaatgaaatgatTAATGAAAGATATGAAAATGGTTTCTTGTAGTTACTTACCAATAAATTTTGATGCTCATTGTTTTTTGTCCATTTGGTAGCAGTATTCTATGAGACGCGTTTCAATATTGTAGAGGTAAATTTTGTGGATTCAGAGTgttgttaaaaaaaaaaatagaaaaatatgaaacTCACCTATAGATTTGACAACTGGAGTTTTATAttacaacaaacaacattACTATAAGTTATAACAGAGGAGTTAAATGAATCATGATCAAATTTTACAAACTATAtccaaaaataatactgATTTCCCTATAATTGAAAGCACAACCTTGGCTGAAATTGCGGCAGATCTAGATACAAACGCCAATGAAGCAATCGATGGTTCCCACAGCGTTACCAAGAGTCACGATAATGAAATTCTAGTTAAAAATCATCTTAATTCATCAGTAATACACagaataaaaattaatagTCTAAAGAGCATTAATGGTAGTAAACTATATGGCAATAACAAGAATATTAACAATTCAGCAACTAATATCGCGCCAGAGAGTTTCATGCTGATAAATATTCTATATCCCATTAGTACAATGTCAATTTTAGCATTAATTTCGAATTCCAATGATAGCAGCAATTTGGActgttttcaaaatataaattactTTTGTaatgaaacaattaatttacGTCAGTGTCACTTGATTGAATTGGAATGTGAATTACAAGCTAAGGGAACATCAGCCGATGAAATACCTGAGAGGACCAACGAAAATATACCTTCTTCTGACAGCCAAAAACATTTTGGAGTTATTTTCCCGCTACCTAATCATATTTATGGATTCTTCAAACTTGAAAATGTCGAAATAACATCAATACAGGTTTTATTGggaaatgaaaatataaGACATGACATTGAGAATAATTGGTTAGATATTATGTCAAGTAATGATCTAATTAGTCGATGTGAAAACCTACATCTTGATAGTGAGAACATCAACACAGGAAAGAGGAAAGAGAGTCTAAGTTCGGACATTGAGTTTTCTATGAAACCGCCAGCTCAAATACCAAGGCTGTCATCATTTATGAGTTCATCATCTTTATCATCTTCACTTACAATCAAAGATGACGAATCTAAAAATACAACTTTAAGTAATGATTATCAGATGGAGAAGAAAATACCaagtgaagaagaagaagggaAAGATCAGGTGTTACCACAAGTGATAATAGAGaatccaattgattttttaacAACCAGATATTATTCGACATTGTATTCACTAAATAACCCATTAAGTTATTTTCCTAAAACTGCATTACCAAGATTTAAGAATCTTATTTCTACTTTTAAAAGCAACTTAGATATAGAGGAGAACAGCAAGTACAATGATGAACATACCAATTCCAGCTCTAGCAACATTATAGAAGGTTTGAGGGAGTTCTGGTTAAATGTCGATGCTTTTGATCGACGTCATAATCAAAGGTATGGCGTATTTGGTGATGTTAATGATGGAAGTGATACTGATATGAATAACCAAGtaaatgatgaattgagtaacattgaattgattgaacaacaaaagtTCAAGTCAAACCATGGTTTTGATCTAAATCAACCAACCACTTTATCTGAACACCAAGAAAACTCAGAGACTATGGATATCGATAACAAGGGAAATGAGAATGGAAACCAGATACACGGCATTACTATGGAGAAATTATCAcaattaattcttgatttaaaGATTCGAGAAGCCCAATTacaaattttaataatatttgagCTACTAAACTTGATGCACGTAGAAGAGCAAGAATTTTTGACTAAAAATAAGAACATTCAACTTGATAAAGAAGCccaaaaatcaaagaacCAAAGTTTAGTACGTCGTAAACGTCGgaagaataaaaagaaacaaccAAATTCAGAAAAAGATATACTGAGTCCAGCCATTATCCAAAGTGTCGAGACCGAAAAGCAATTTCAGCTTTTTATGTCTTTAACTACTTATATTGACAGGTTGAGTTTGTGGGATACATTATCAGTCAAAAGTGGCGGTGCTGGAATGTATGGGTTTATTGGATATGTATTAGTACCTTACTTCCACAAAAAATTACCCAAACTAGTTGAATTTGTTGTCGAGAGTATGAAAAGTCTGAATATGAAATTAGTCAGTttaaagagaaagaaaagtgATCAAGTTGACACCGAAGAACATGAACAAGTGGATACGGAAATCGAACATGGCACAACACCCCAAGAATCTGATACACCTAAACACCAAGATGAAACACTCAAAATGAAACCAAGATCCAAATACAGAAAAGTATTACTCGATAAGAACCCTCCTAAACTATCCAAGTCTACAAGTATAGTTGACTCTGATGATTTCAAAccattaatttctttaaaaaaatccaaatcaaatctTTCCGCAAAMMTTTATCCAAACGTGAAGTTGATTTAAACCTCAAACAAAGCAGCAAAGCAGATTTTTCAAGTATTAGTACGGCATCACTGTCGTTTWTATTTKGGAACAAGAGCAAAGAAATCATTGTCGGCTTCCACTGTTACGACGTCTAGACCAACCAGAACAAAGAGTGAAAAAATTGCAACGACTCCTGTAAAGCCAAAACTTAAGCATTCAGTATCACAGATTGAAGCAACACCAGCAAAGGCAAGAAAAGTGTATATGCAGCCACAAGTTCAGGCGACTCCAGTAgcaccacaacaacagccaCTACTTCTACTgctgcaacaacaacagcagcaacgacattcaatatcaatttccCCAAGCCACAAGGAAAACAATGCAAGCACATTGAGCGAATCAGCTTATCTACTGGAAGTTGAGGCTACTCCGTTGAAATCAAACTCTTTAGTGATTACAACACCAACAGaccaatttatcaaacCCGATAATAAACATCGacaatcaatcaatgaaaaactATCATCTCTTTCAAAATACTTGACGGTTGAGATGACTCCCAAGCAAAACAAtctgattttttcaactccTAGAAACATTCGTATCACGACAGACCCAGGTATGGTTAGTAATAGCGACAACAAAGGTACTGGCAATGAAACTAATATAGTGTTTAATACGCCGCTACATCACCAGCAGTTAATTGGATCGTCGCCATTGAAATCTAGACGTGAAAGTGTTTCAAGTGTCACTAGCATAATTAgcaacaccaacaataatcataatcattttgaaaatagCTATGGAAAATCTGGACCAAAACCAGGCGATCCAGTTGCATTAGAATCGTCACCGTTCATATCCATTTTAAGTGATTCAGAAAATCTAATGGGGTTAAGACCAAAAAAGTTATTTGATAGTATTACTACTTCACCACAAGACAAGAACTACGATGATGAGAAAGTCGTTAAAAATAGTCATAACAATAACGAGTATGATTCTGAGTATGATTCTGATGAATTACTAAACCCATCATCCAAGCAAACCGTAAGGTCTACCTATtccaaaagaagaaaataaacaaacagtTTATAATTTTGTAGTTTTATAAACATTTTTATAAAGGTTAATAATACACATGCTACACACCAACTAAAGATATATCAAACTGATAATTCGCCAAAGAAAATTCctttaataatttgttttccATCCTCTTGCTCTATTAATAAATCAGCTAATGATTTCCCAAATCTTTCTactaattttgtttttactTCATCACtgatttcattatttgaatcaatatcCATATCATCACTATCTTGAGCTTTAGTTTGATTCAAAAGTTTATCTTcaagtttcaattttcgAAGTGTATCCAATAAAGcattaatcaaaatttgacgttcataatcattttcattcttttcaataattgcCAGATACCATACTTTCAAATTACCAAGCAAAACTAATTTTAAAACTTCATTCCccatatttttcaatcctAATAATGCGCCATATTGCGTACCTACTGGTTTTGTTGAATCCAATAATGCTCTTAACAATGTACGTGTTATTCTTGGGCGCAACGTACTATAAGATGATCCATATACTTTGATAATGTGTTGCAACAATATGGCTGCAAATTCACGGATGGCCAATTGAGATTTTAATGCATCTTGCCattcttctttattttcttgaGTTAATTTTATCACGGGACCAATTCTCTTTGCCAATAATAAAGTTAAAATACATGGCATCAATGCATGAACATATGGATCCAAAAATATAGTTTTGTTATCAACTAATGCCAGGATGACTTCTAACATGGttgataaaatttcaatattccTTAATTGATTGGTTATTTGTTCTGctataaattgaatgaaataaGGAACCAATTGATGCAATCCTGGATCGGATTTCAATGAAGTTAATGCAgcatttttcaaatgttcCTTTTCTGGATCAGTGGAAATCAATACATCAACCACTTTgtcaaaatataatttcaattctttcgACAAGACATGTTTTATCAAAGGTTTGATTTCCATATCTTTTTcagttgattttttattggAGTTACTGTTATTTGTGTGGCTAGAAGAACCACCATTCGATAACAATTCAGATTCATGTTTGGTTGAATCGTTACTTTCcccattttcatttttgcTCCCGAGACTTAAAATATCATTACCCAACATCGATGTTGTTGCTCCACGTACTGCTGCTGGTAAGCTTTTGATTTCACTAGGCAAGGGATTTTGAGGAACCATTGGCTGTACACCCTCAATAGCTAGCCAATGGGCTGTAAAGTTCACTTGACGAGGTACTTTGGGTAACTGttgattaatcaatttctcaaattcaatttcgTGTTCATCAATATAATACAATGTTTGTCCACCAGCACCAACCATTGTTTCTTTGTAATTTAAAGGTTGAGTATTATCGTAGCCGTATAATGGTTCGATATTGAGTATTTTTAAAGCGTTACTTACATCTGACGTAGTCAACTGCCTTCGTTTCGAATGTCTCATAAACTTGACAGCAGTCTCTATTATTTCATGGATGTGGTATTCAACATCCATGGCTAAACTTTTGGCAGTTTCATCTGAAATAGTCACACCTAAAGAATCAGCTGCGTCTCGAACAGTATCATACGGTGACCACAATGAATGTGAGGTTGGTGGTTTAGCATCCATGCTGTAGGTAGTTTAATTTGTAGtaaattgatatatttGGTGAAGAACTAGCAAACAACTCTTCAAACGTATTGTgcttttcttgttgttgttgtttttctgTCTAACTTCTCAAACTTcacatttatttttcatatttataGAGTCGTGCGCAAACGaccagaaaaaaaacaacaaaagaagatATCCATAATACACTACCTAATTGGGGAACTATTGAAAATACTATTTAAATTACTTGATTCTCCACCAGTTTGTGGTGAGTCTAAAGAAGAATCAAGGGTGTATTTACTGTTAGTGTCTGATGTAAACCGGCTTGCAGCGTCACTTATAAAACTTGTGGGAGTTGTTGCCGTTGCCAAAGTAAACCCACTACTTCCAGTATCTTTGCTGCTTCTGttctttttgttcttgtGGTGACTATGTTTGCGTTTCTTTGCTTTTGGAACTTCTGTTGGGAAATTAATGTCATCATCAACCAGTAACTTCTGTGGAATATTGTAAAATCCATGTAATGTTCTATACATTGGGATATTATTGATCTGCACCTTACCGACTTTGTCACGAAAATAGAACCCAAATCGTGGGTTGGTGAAAGGGTTTAAATCTTGTAAactatcaacaatttgaacagtttcttcatcttctaaCAACGCTTGGTATTTCCCATCCAACATTTGAAGTGGTAAGATTTGTTGGAAACGAATATGTCTCAACGCGTTTTGTGCTTTTGTTCTGTAATGTGGCAATTTGGCAAACGATAAGATTTCATTGGAATTTTCATGATACACCCCAAATGGTATCGGTTTCATGAATGGTTCTATATCAATTGGTGACAAGGGAATATTCAAGTCTTCTCCCAAAATTTTTAGGATTTGTGACCTAATCATCAACTTGGAATTATCGACAAATGAAGTTATGGAGATTGACGGTATATCTGGTATATATATCGTTCCATTTTGATCATACATTGGCCGAGCCATTTCTCGTATCACGCTTTTAAAATATG
The sequence above is a segment of the Candida albicans SC5314 chromosome 3, complete sequence genome. Coding sequences within it:
- the FUN31 gene encoding serine/threonine protein kinase (Putative PAS kinase involved in cell wall damage response; similar to S. cerevisiae Psk1p, a putative serine/threonine protein kinase; induced by Mnl1 under weak acid stress; rat catheter and Spider biofilm induced), which encodes MTSNRPPPPSLSFFIEDNPTAQQPQEHHQQSLLNPNASANRPPIKCTTTNSRFNSQSQLRYESNARPNRSSPLFTSSPTFANYNNKPPTPSANGDDNGNSDIEDILKFPIESSHAYSYAHLSPNSLALRLNVLKRSLEILKDRPELFKSLTTTNSATNSPVQSSAPPTATSINISIDEASPLFRSASHPVEIDTNMSTEDLSLQPPPLRKTLYMQTNHSSDYIHDVSGASSLSANEHKNYKLRSNASSAALAALFRPTMKRSDSLPLNNNTSIPVTGRRVSTPPLVRELPTSRKTSSSKNKNDDFKDIIDLLENDLSALLDNSEVATTLHDLSLSTPDNLDDTNSNHDILKHKLLHALAMPFIENSVQPTSLLEFDGTSDPSLNSSHVRPSTTALNLLNNNYDEPPAKNRFNNNNNNNFKNSAASRPFHSLLTTKHALPQSVFTVDKDLPFSVKAANDLACLMFGVSKNTIKALTLMDLIAPQFRDFVLKRITGVQIMENKKNRDRILFAGEIVAIVRPGDQNYSWTSLWAKRKGNLIICMFDQIPCDAFDVVISSEKDVIDYKIDSINEIAGSLIEDYGIQNLSSLNSLSYSLNKELLEFHHNNEAEQDAIDETDQTNHTNNTNRDSFDIDEYYDEDIELINQTRYYTLQLEDENNVPCAITSTPLESDQEKHEIKLKIHTMPYIAGIFVIDSNEYKILSCNNAIARNLFGKSFDELENHSIDELIPNFTKILHAGIEATSNYAYQLSPGLVLPEHFFRKYDAFIKKQQNPENDQESKETIFFNSKGIEAVHRDGKVVYIDVQVRVSTNNTLVVWVTYSRTNKNRTNISEELDKLSSASTSSSISLASSNKSAVSLSSISKPRTYSSGLQLSDLKQQQQPQHSPSSSSQFLTKPSQQQSANSLQNIGGHERKLTTTSTVPSQMKLFNNEKENDLLEFSPREITRASSTRKPKKETSLGIPLTRLDSYIYDKNGREQQNLQRKEEKKPAKDLQNPSSEPTLSSPLALSSQADDSVKTDFNIVLKYTQEEILELENESLEQIKCQSSHWPKDVGTQRRTKKFSEFKVLKDMGEGAYGKVVLAQHKQDPLYKIIIKCINKERILVDTWVRDRKLGTIPSEIQIMAYLNSEPHPNIMRIIDFFEDSKYYYLETPIFGDPPAIDLFDFIEIKKDLSEVESKFIFKQIVSSIYHLHKNGIVHRDIKDENIIVDEKGVIKLIDFGSAGYVKQGPFDVFVGTIDYASPEVLGGEKYEGKPQDIWALGILLYTMLYKENPFYNVDEIMEGDLRIPYVISETSLTLIKKILVRDVDERPTITDIMEDEWLQI
- a CDS encoding uncharacterized protein (Ortholog of C. dubliniensis CD36 : Cd36_86630 and Candida tropicalis MYA-3404 : CTRG_05698), producing the protein MSSTNSIYDPIKFVKLDFTEFDNICSIISNMCHSVNTWLQVNDIEVVTYLHICLEAYIVINQQNLRNRAGRYDPAIDFLPSLVHIFKLPTYFKSVIREMARPMYDQNGTIYIPDIPSISITSFVDNSKLMIRSQILKILGEDLNIPLSPIDIEPFMKPIPFGVYHENSNEILSFAKLPHYRTKAQNALRHIRFQQILPLQMLDGKYQALLEDEETVQIVDSLQDLNPFTNPRFGFYFRDKVGKVQINNIPMYRTLHGFYNIPQKLSVDDDINFPTEVPKAKKRKHSHHKNKKNRSSKDTGSSGFTLATATTPTSFISDAASRFTSDTNSKYTLDSSLDSPQTGGESSNLNSIFNSSPIR
- a CDS encoding uncharacterized protein (Ortholog(s) have chromatin binding activity and role in DNA replication initiation, DNA unwinding involved in DNA replication, double-strand break repair via break-induced replication), producing the protein MNHDQILQTISKNNTDFPIIESTTLAEIAADLDTNANEAIDGSHSVTKSHDNEILVKNHLNSSVIHRIKINSLKSINGSKLYGNNKNINNSATNIAPESFMSINILYPISTMSILALISNSNDSSNLDCFQNINYFCNETINLRQCHLIELECELQAKGTSADEIPERTNENIPSSDSQKHFGVIFPLPNHIYGFFKLENVEITSIQVLLGNENIRHDIENNWLDIMSSNDLISRCENLHLDSENINTGKRKESLSSDIEFSMKPPAQIPRSSSFMSSSSLSSSLTIKDDESKNTTLSNDYQMEKKIPSEEEEGKDQVLPQVIIENPIDFLTTRYYSTLYSLNNPLSYFPKTALPRFKNLISTFKSNLDIEENSKYNDEHTNSSSSNIIEGLREFWLNVDAFDRRHNQRYGVFGDVNDGSDTDMNNQVNDELSNIELIEQQKFKSNHGFDLNQPTTLSEHQENSETMDIDNKGNENGNQIHGITMEKLSQLILDLKIREAQLQILIIFELLNLMHVEEQEFLTKNKNIQLDKEAQKSKNQSLVRRKRRKNKKKQPNSEKDISSPAIIQSVETEKQFQLFMSLTTYIDRLSLWDTLSVKSGGAGMYGFIGYVLVPYFHKKLPKLVEFVVESMKSSNMKLVSLKRKKSDQVDTEEHEQVDTEIEHGTTPQESDTPKHQDETLKMKPRSKYRKVLLDKNPPKLSKSTSIVDSDDFKPLISLKKSKSNLSAXJYPNVKLI
- the TAF60 gene encoding Taf60p (Putative TFIID and SAGA complex subunit; mutation confers hypersensitivity to amphotericin B) translates to MDAKPPTSHSLWSPYDTVRDAADSLGVTISDETAKSLAMDVEYHIHEIIETAVKFMRHSKRRQLTTSDVSNALKILNIEPLYGYDNTQPLNYKETMVGAGGQTLYYIDEHEIEFEKLINQQLPKVPRQVNFTAHWLAIEGVQPMVPQNPLPSEIKSLPAAVRGATTSMLGNDILSLGSKNENGESNDSTKHESELLSNGGSSSHTNNSNSNKKSTEKDMEIKPLIKHVLSKELKLYFDKVVDVLISTDPEKEHLKNAALTSLKSDPGLHQLVPYFIQFIAEQITNQLRNIEILSTMLEVISALVDNKTIFLDPYVHALMPCILTLLLAKRIGPVIKLTQENKEEWQDALKSQLAIREFAAILLQHIIKVYGSSYSTLRPRITRTLLRALLDSTKPVGTQYGALLGLKNMGNEVLKLVLLGNLKVWYSAIIEKNENDYERQILINALLDTLRKLKLEDKLLNQTKAQDSDDMDIDSNNEISDEVKTKLVERFGKSLADLLIEQEDGKQIIKGIFFGELSV
- a CDS encoding uncharacterized protein (Ortholog of Candida albicans WO-1 : CAWG_02974): MQPQVQATPVAPQQQPLLLSSQQQQQQRHSISISPSHKENNASTLSESAYLSEVEATPLKSNSLVITTPTDQFIKPDNKHRQSINEKLSSLSKYLTVEMTPKQNNSIFSTPRNIRITTDPGMVSNSDNKGTGNETNIVFNTPLHHQQLIGSSPLKSRRESVSSVTSIISNTNNNHNHFENSYGKSGPKPGDPVALESSPFISILSDSENLMGLRPKKLFDSITTSPQDKNYDDEKVVKNSHNNNEYDSEYDSDELLNPSSKQTVRSTYSKRRK